The following are from one region of the Petrotoga mobilis SJ95 genome:
- the dnaX gene encoding DNA polymerase III subunit gamma/tau yields MNNNLYRKYRPKDFDEILGQPHVVKYFKNALNKQEVSHAYIFSGPRGTGKTTTARILAKVLNCKDPQGYNPCNKCENCVSINNNSFLDVIEMDAASNRGIDEIRNIRDSSNYRPVYGKYKVYIIDEFHMLTREAFNALLKTLEEPPSHVIFILATTNLEKVPDTIISRAQIINFKNLGQNEIVEGLKNIASSEGIEYELDALEIIAKRAKGGMRDAISMLEQVEKFGEKKITHQDTLDILGLFDENFIVQFIENVYNSKIDEFLAQSEDLFNLGKDPEILLEQSIEYIFDSLINEKRSNLIHLMGTFNDILKDLKYSENKRLIFDVEILDFMHKNSTTSSTISYDKETTPKRKQVATESVPKETQHPIMKKILDYFSDPHEKKSNMAIYFAMLFSNPEIENNKIHFKFSSNQKLEYEILKKYVDELKVNIFLLIDGSYEITFSLEGGEVESLTQQKEKANLREKKLF; encoded by the coding sequence GTGAACAATAATTTATATAGAAAATACAGACCAAAAGATTTTGATGAAATTTTAGGACAACCTCATGTAGTAAAATACTTTAAAAACGCTTTGAACAAGCAAGAAGTTTCTCATGCTTATATTTTTTCGGGTCCGCGGGGCACCGGGAAAACCACTACCGCCAGAATACTTGCCAAGGTATTAAATTGTAAGGATCCTCAAGGGTACAATCCTTGCAACAAATGCGAGAACTGTGTTTCTATAAACAATAACAGTTTTTTGGATGTAATTGAAATGGATGCGGCTTCGAATAGAGGAATAGACGAAATTAGAAACATCAGGGACTCCTCCAATTACAGGCCAGTCTATGGGAAATACAAAGTATATATAATCGATGAATTTCATATGTTGACAAGAGAAGCATTCAACGCGCTATTAAAAACGTTAGAAGAACCACCTTCACATGTTATTTTTATTTTAGCAACCACAAATTTGGAAAAAGTCCCTGATACCATCATTTCTAGGGCTCAAATTATAAACTTCAAAAATTTAGGTCAGAATGAAATAGTAGAAGGATTGAAAAATATAGCAAGCTCTGAAGGAATAGAATATGAGTTAGACGCCCTAGAAATCATTGCTAAAAGGGCAAAAGGTGGGATGAGAGATGCCATATCGATGTTGGAACAAGTAGAAAAATTTGGAGAGAAGAAGATCACTCACCAAGACACCCTCGATATACTAGGTTTGTTCGATGAAAATTTTATTGTTCAATTCATAGAAAATGTCTACAATTCAAAAATCGATGAATTTTTGGCGCAATCTGAAGATCTTTTCAATTTAGGGAAAGATCCAGAAATTCTTTTGGAGCAATCCATAGAATATATTTTTGATTCACTAATTAACGAGAAAAGAAGTAACTTAATTCACTTAATGGGGACATTCAACGATATACTTAAAGATTTAAAATACAGTGAAAATAAAAGGTTGATTTTCGATGTGGAGATCTTAGATTTCATGCATAAAAATTCAACTACGTCCTCAACTATATCTTATGATAAAGAAACAACTCCAAAAAGAAAACAAGTAGCCACAGAATCCGTTCCCAAAGAAACTCAACACCCAATTATGAAGAAGATTCTTGATTACTTCAGCGATCCACACGAGAAGAAGTCCAACATGGCTATATACTTCGCTATGCTATTTTCGAATCCGGAAATTGAAAACAATAAAATACATTTCAAATTCTCCTCAAACCAAAAGTTAGAATATGAAATCCTAAAAAAGTATGTAGATGAATTAAAGGTGAATATATTTTTGCTGATCGATGGATCATACGAAATCACTTTTTCTCTCGAAGGTGGCGAGGTGGAAAGTCTGACCCAACAAAAAGAAAAAGCCAATTTGAGAGAAAAGAAACTGTTCTGA
- a CDS encoding 5'-methylthioadenosine/S-adenosylhomocysteine nucleosidase family protein, whose translation MLNIISAMGVEARAIIKYLNLKKTTDRPFESYHDDEVNLVVSGVGKINVAGATSYLLKDTLKGYPHNDYAINIGICGSLNNKFEVGDLILVNKVVDYERKRKYYTDILVEHNLKEGSIQSIDILNSNYEFEEDLVDMESSAFFEIASKFLSVHQIYVVKIVSDKVSKNQPLERLTKKNIDELINDKLEEIFSFTKLVSSLLKLFHPILQQQDEEIIEKVSKGLKLTFSQTKQLENAYAYFKSNKKVSPLFLEEYFNYIPKSQKERDATFEDLKSKLYK comes from the coding sequence ATGCTTAATATAATCTCTGCAATGGGTGTTGAAGCACGAGCGATAATAAAATATTTAAATTTAAAAAAAACAACAGATAGACCTTTTGAGAGTTATCACGATGACGAAGTCAACCTTGTAGTATCAGGCGTAGGAAAAATCAACGTAGCCGGAGCTACATCTTATCTATTGAAAGATACCTTAAAAGGTTATCCCCATAATGATTATGCAATAAACATAGGAATATGTGGTAGCTTAAATAACAAATTTGAAGTTGGAGATCTAATTTTAGTTAATAAAGTAGTAGATTATGAAAGAAAAAGGAAGTACTATACGGATATCTTAGTCGAACACAACCTAAAAGAAGGTTCCATTCAAAGTATAGATATTCTCAACAGCAATTATGAATTTGAAGAAGACCTAGTCGATATGGAATCATCGGCTTTTTTTGAGATTGCTTCAAAATTTTTATCTGTTCATCAGATATATGTAGTAAAAATAGTCTCCGATAAAGTAAGTAAAAATCAACCATTAGAAAGATTGACTAAAAAGAATATAGATGAGTTGATTAACGATAAATTAGAAGAAATTTTTTCTTTCACAAAATTGGTGAGTTCTCTACTAAAGTTATTTCACCCTATTCTTCAACAACAAGACGAAGAAATCATAGAGAAGGTATCTAAAGGTTTGAAGCTAACGTTCTCACAGACCAAACAACTTGAAAATGCATATGCCTATTTCAAATCTAATAAGAAAGTAAGCCCTTTATTCTTAGAAGAATATTTTAACTACATTCCAAAAAGCCAAAAAGAAAGGGATGCGACTTTTGAAGATCTCAAATCAAAACTATACAAGTGA
- a CDS encoding SPL family radical SAM protein, whose protein sequence is MKISNQNYTSETFSHIYIEKEALNYSLTNEITSKLSKSKIVYIDNYNEIFSRKNQNPFLQKLSLSLILAVNKGDFIYKGSPLCHDFEQQNFYYTNFIVNCLFDCDYCYLKGMNFSSHILFFVNLSDYFHELSRLLSEEGKLYLSISYDSDILLFEGIYPFLKEWIEFAKANPLITIEIRTKTTNYKKFLNYSPLENLIITWSISPQEVIAKYEKNTPSLERRLMAISQLLQKGWKVNLALDPILYIGEDWGEKYKAFINQISQNINLKKINAITLGVFRMPSDYLKRFKKFFKSPIAFFPYQTANGVSTYPEELKSKMIEFVSSELEKIYDKRNIYIV, encoded by the coding sequence TTGAAGATCTCAAATCAAAACTATACAAGTGAAACCTTCTCACACATCTACATTGAAAAAGAAGCTTTAAATTACTCCCTAACAAATGAAATTACTAGCAAGCTGAGCAAAAGTAAGATAGTATATATAGATAACTACAATGAAATATTCTCTAGAAAGAACCAAAACCCTTTTCTACAAAAACTCTCACTGTCTTTGATTCTAGCAGTTAACAAGGGTGATTTTATCTATAAAGGGTCTCCTTTGTGCCATGACTTTGAACAACAAAATTTCTACTACACAAATTTCATAGTTAATTGTCTGTTCGATTGCGATTACTGTTATTTGAAAGGTATGAACTTCTCTTCCCACATTTTATTCTTTGTTAATCTCTCAGATTACTTTCATGAATTAAGCAGATTGTTAAGTGAAGAAGGGAAGCTTTATCTAAGCATATCGTATGATTCAGATATCCTTCTTTTTGAAGGGATCTACCCATTTTTAAAAGAATGGATAGAGTTTGCTAAGGCAAACCCTTTGATAACTATAGAAATTAGGACTAAAACAACCAATTATAAAAAATTTTTGAACTACTCTCCATTAGAAAATTTGATCATTACATGGAGTATATCCCCCCAAGAAGTAATAGCAAAATATGAAAAAAACACCCCCTCTTTAGAAAGAAGGCTAATGGCTATATCTCAGTTACTACAAAAAGGTTGGAAAGTCAATTTAGCGTTGGATCCTATACTTTATATAGGAGAAGATTGGGGAGAGAAATATAAGGCGTTCATTAACCAGATATCACAGAACATTAACTTAAAGAAGATTAATGCGATTACACTGGGAGTATTCAGAATGCCGTCTGACTACTTAAAAAGATTTAAAAAGTTTTTTAAATCCCCGATTGCATTTTTCCCTTATCAAACCGCAAATGGTGTATCCACTTACCCTGAGGAATTAAAAAGTAAAATGATTGAATTCGTCTCTTCAGAGTTGGAAAAAATATATGATAAAAGAAACATATACATAGTTTGA
- the speE gene encoding polyamine aminopropyltransferase, producing MAENNFNFPHTIFTEYDKVHNVGVFTEVTNHIYTEQTEYQRIDIYETPTFGKLFSLDGFIMTRDSDEFVYHEMISHVPLFIHPDPKKVLVIGGGDGGTVREVLKHDSVEKVILCELDKKVVETALTYLPNISYELKNPKVEIVYEDGSKFVSQFKDEFDAILIDSTDPTEGEGGLLFTEEFYHKCFEALKENGVFSAQTEEPFLRKEWMIRAYKRISNTFNVARLYMGYVPQYMPGTWTWTFASKNLDPIKDFDPEKVREFNKELKYYDEEVHVASFSLPVFVKKLIN from the coding sequence ATGGCTGAAAATAATTTTAACTTTCCACATACTATTTTTACCGAGTACGATAAAGTACATAATGTAGGAGTTTTCACAGAAGTAACTAATCACATTTATACCGAACAAACTGAATATCAAAGAATAGATATATATGAAACTCCAACATTTGGAAAGTTATTTTCATTAGATGGGTTCATCATGACGAGAGATTCAGATGAATTTGTTTATCATGAAATGATCTCACACGTTCCTTTGTTCATACATCCTGATCCCAAAAAGGTTTTGGTAATCGGTGGAGGCGATGGAGGAACTGTCAGAGAAGTATTGAAACATGATTCTGTAGAGAAAGTGATCCTTTGCGAATTGGATAAAAAGGTTGTAGAAACTGCTTTAACGTATTTACCCAACATTTCTTATGAGTTAAAAAATCCAAAAGTAGAAATAGTCTATGAGGATGGAAGTAAATTTGTTTCTCAATTTAAAGATGAGTTCGACGCTATATTGATTGATTCCACTGATCCCACAGAAGGTGAAGGTGGACTACTTTTCACCGAAGAGTTTTATCATAAATGTTTTGAAGCCTTGAAGGAAAACGGAGTTTTCTCTGCACAAACAGAGGAGCCTTTTTTAAGAAAAGAATGGATGATAAGGGCGTATAAAAGAATCAGCAATACCTTCAATGTAGCTCGATTGTACATGGGTTATGTACCTCAATATATGCCGGGTACATGGACATGGACATTTGCTTCAAAAAATTTGGATCCAATAAAAGATTTTGATCCTGAAAAGGTTAGGGAGTTTAATAAAGAACTTAAATATTACGATGAAGAAGTTCACGTTGCATCTTTTTCTCTACCTGTTTTTGTAAAAAAATTAATCAATTGA
- the speD gene encoding adenosylmethionine decarboxylase has translation MAKSLGRHLIAELYDCDEEILNDVEQIEYLMKKAAIESGATIVTSTFHRFLPHGVSGAIIVSESHLAIHTWPEYNYASLDIYTCGDSVDPWKAFYYLKDALNSKRQESQEFKRGVFSSIGIPENSAHKIEVS, from the coding sequence ATGGCTAAATCCCTAGGAAGGCATTTGATAGCCGAATTATACGACTGTGATGAAGAGATACTAAACGATGTTGAACAAATAGAATACTTAATGAAAAAGGCAGCCATTGAATCAGGGGCAACAATAGTTACTTCAACATTTCATAGATTCTTACCTCATGGGGTAAGTGGAGCAATAATTGTTTCTGAATCTCATTTGGCAATTCATACTTGGCCTGAATACAATTATGCTTCTTTAGATATATATACTTGTGGAGATTCTGTAGATCCATGGAAAGCTTTCTATTATCTAAAAGATGCTTTAAATTCAAAAAGACAGGAAAGTCAAGAATTCAAACGAGGAGTCTTTTCTTCTATAGGAATTCCTGAAAATTCCGCTCATAAAATAGAGGTGAGTTGA
- a CDS encoding helix-turn-helix domain-containing protein, producing the protein MQIGEKIKSLRIMRNMTQEELATRSDLTRGFISQVERDLASPTVENLEMILRALGTDLKDFFSNLENKEKIVFTKEDRIPIYDSPTGVKEELLLTTSEPKNIEPSLVVLEPGCSTDIEKPHEGVELGYVIEGEIELYLNKEVYLVRKEETFFYSANKKHFIKNKSSTNSATLIWIEIF; encoded by the coding sequence ATGCAAATAGGTGAAAAGATAAAAAGCCTTAGAATAATGAGAAACATGACCCAAGAGGAGCTCGCGACGAGATCTGATTTAACTAGAGGCTTTATTTCCCAAGTTGAACGGGATTTAGCTTCTCCTACCGTTGAAAATTTGGAAATGATTCTAAGAGCCTTAGGAACTGATCTGAAAGACTTTTTTTCAAATCTTGAAAACAAGGAAAAGATCGTTTTCACAAAAGAAGATCGAATACCTATATATGATTCACCAACAGGTGTTAAAGAAGAGCTCCTTTTAACGACGTCAGAACCAAAAAATATAGAACCTTCTTTGGTAGTTTTGGAACCAGGTTGTTCAACGGATATTGAGAAACCTCATGAAGGTGTGGAATTGGGATATGTGATCGAAGGAGAGATAGAGTTATACCTAAACAAAGAAGTTTATTTGGTACGCAAAGAGGAAACTTTTTTTTATTCAGCAAATAAGAAGCATTTCATAAAAAATAAAAGTAGTACAAATTCAGCAACTCTAATATGGATAGAAATATTTTAA
- the mreB gene encoding rod shape-determining protein, whose protein sequence is MRSYLRPYLGIDLGTANTLVYMKGKGIILNEPSVIAINKDTSELLKVGKEAKKMIGKTPANIIAIRPLKEGVIADYNVAMTMLKYFINTALNGFSFFKPMVVVGIPTDATQVERNALREAALDAGSSKAFLIEEAMATAIGAGLDVEEPSGNMIVDIGGGTTEIAVISLGNIVLSKSIRVAGDLIDQEIINHIKSKYNMVIGEKTAERIKIEIGNVFDSPQYNDLSMEVIGLDVLSGLPKSVTITGSEIRNAMRIPVNKIVENIKLAIEETPPELLYDIVNRGIFLAGGGALIKGIKELLERETLIRVVIADDPITCVARGAGMVIDKINLIKSISQKA, encoded by the coding sequence ATGCGATCGTATTTGAGGCCTTATCTAGGTATAGATTTAGGAACAGCAAACACGTTAGTTTATATGAAAGGTAAAGGGATAATTTTAAACGAACCCTCTGTTATAGCTATCAACAAAGATACTTCAGAATTGCTAAAAGTAGGAAAAGAAGCTAAAAAAATGATTGGGAAAACGCCTGCTAATATAATCGCCATCAGGCCTCTTAAAGAGGGGGTAATAGCAGATTACAATGTGGCTATGACGATGCTTAAGTATTTTATAAACACTGCATTGAATGGTTTTAGCTTTTTTAAACCAATGGTAGTTGTTGGAATACCTACAGATGCAACCCAGGTGGAAAGGAATGCTTTGAGAGAAGCAGCCTTGGATGCCGGATCCAGTAAGGCTTTTTTGATTGAAGAAGCCATGGCAACTGCTATTGGAGCTGGATTGGATGTAGAAGAACCCTCGGGAAATATGATCGTAGACATAGGTGGAGGTACCACAGAAATAGCTGTAATTTCACTTGGAAATATTGTATTATCCAAATCTATAAGGGTAGCGGGAGATTTAATCGACCAGGAAATTATCAATCACATAAAATCAAAATACAATATGGTAATAGGAGAAAAAACTGCTGAGAGGATAAAAATTGAAATTGGAAATGTTTTTGATAGTCCTCAGTACAATGATTTAAGCATGGAAGTGATAGGCTTAGATGTTCTAAGCGGCCTTCCAAAGAGTGTTACGATCACAGGCTCAGAGATAAGAAATGCGATGCGGATACCGGTTAACAAGATAGTTGAAAATATTAAATTGGCTATCGAAGAAACCCCACCTGAACTTTTGTATGATATAGTAAATAGAGGTATATTTTTGGCTGGTGGAGGGGCTTTGATAAAGGGCATAAAAGAGCTATTAGAAAGGGAAACTTTGATAAGAGTTGTAATAGCGGATGATCCAATAACTTGTGTGGCAAGAGGGGCAGGGATGGTTATTGATAAGATAAATCTTATAAAAAGTATATCTCAAAAAGCTTAA
- a CDS encoding penicillin-binding transpeptidase domain-containing protein — protein MKEKRAKILFSLFFLGIALLFARSFQLQILNWDKYSMEVQELSTRIVKDSPKRGNIYDRNGNLLAWNQRIYNLTNLGGTLSEETEAELYQVLKDVVDNPYAIIDKLNFQKRVNLEINSVTAQKIASIDRNLQVEERYIRKYAHESLYHVLGYVDNEGTPRSGLELVFDEELQGQTGYKMVNIATNESVSPIIINAHSINGNNIYLTLDLDLQIKAYNYLKENNYNGSVIISEPKTGEILVFVSHPSVDPNLFAQGMSNLEFQRILNDNNLPLLNRAASALYPPGSIIKPFVAYAALEGGISPQATINSTGRYDLKNSQGNVIASYYDWYTLGHGETDLVKSLRASVNSYYYWLGENLGIDYLKSVADRFDITSKTGIEIPNEKNGIFPDPEWKYEKFDTIWYPGETLLTYIGQGYITMTPLQILRIYNILATKGEYYQFSLFEREEDVFGNIINKNEPLLRDSYEMNEEYLKYVYQGMIEVTSFSGPPGEEGTAYQSFMDFPITVAGKTGTAEVGGGKPAHSWFAGFLPANDPQYSIVVVIENGGMGSTGAAPIAREILDDLLEKYHIQ, from the coding sequence ATGAAAGAAAAAAGAGCTAAAATACTGTTTTCTTTATTTTTTTTGGGTATTGCTTTACTTTTTGCGAGATCATTTCAATTACAGATTTTAAACTGGGATAAATATTCAATGGAAGTTCAAGAGTTATCAACAAGAATTGTAAAAGATTCTCCTAAAAGAGGAAATATATACGATAGAAATGGAAATTTGTTAGCATGGAACCAAAGGATATATAATTTAACGAATTTAGGAGGAACGCTCAGTGAAGAAACAGAGGCCGAATTGTATCAAGTTCTAAAAGATGTAGTGGATAATCCGTATGCTATAATAGATAAATTAAATTTTCAAAAAAGAGTGAATTTAGAAATAAATTCGGTAACAGCTCAAAAGATAGCCAGTATTGACAGAAATCTACAAGTTGAAGAAAGATATATAAGAAAATATGCCCACGAATCTTTGTACCACGTCTTAGGCTATGTCGACAATGAAGGTACTCCAAGGTCAGGATTGGAATTAGTGTTTGATGAAGAATTACAGGGGCAGACAGGGTACAAAATGGTCAATATTGCAACAAACGAATCAGTTTCTCCTATAATAATTAATGCCCATTCTATTAATGGAAACAATATTTATTTGACATTAGATTTAGATTTACAAATTAAAGCGTACAATTATTTAAAAGAAAACAACTACAATGGTTCGGTGATAATCTCCGAACCAAAAACGGGAGAAATTTTAGTCTTTGTTAGTCATCCTTCGGTAGATCCTAATTTGTTTGCCCAAGGAATGAGTAATTTAGAGTTTCAAAGAATTTTGAATGACAATAATTTGCCATTGTTAAATAGAGCTGCATCCGCATTGTATCCGCCTGGATCTATTATAAAACCGTTTGTTGCATATGCTGCACTTGAGGGGGGTATATCTCCACAAGCAACCATAAATTCAACCGGAAGATACGATTTAAAGAACTCTCAAGGTAACGTTATCGCATCTTATTACGATTGGTATACTTTAGGACATGGTGAAACCGATTTGGTAAAATCCTTGAGAGCATCGGTTAACTCTTATTACTATTGGCTTGGGGAAAATTTGGGAATAGATTATTTAAAAAGTGTTGCAGATAGATTTGATATTACTTCTAAAACAGGTATAGAAATACCAAATGAAAAAAATGGGATTTTTCCAGACCCTGAATGGAAGTATGAGAAATTTGATACTATATGGTATCCAGGAGAAACATTATTAACGTATATAGGTCAAGGATACATCACAATGACGCCACTTCAAATTCTAAGAATATATAACATCCTTGCTACAAAAGGTGAATATTATCAGTTTAGCTTATTTGAAAGAGAAGAAGATGTTTTTGGAAATATAATAAATAAAAATGAACCTTTACTTAGAGATTCATATGAAATGAACGAAGAATACCTGAAATATGTTTACCAAGGTATGATAGAAGTGACTTCATTCAGTGGGCCACCTGGTGAAGAAGGTACTGCTTATCAGTCGTTTATGGATTTCCCAATAACGGTAGCCGGAAAGACAGGTACCGCAGAAGTAGGAGGTGGAAAACCTGCTCACTCGTGGTTCGCCGGATTTTTACCAGCAAATGATCCACAGTACTCGATTGTGGTTGTAATAGAAAATGGAGGGATGGGGTCCACCGGTGCAGCACCTATTGCTAGAGAGATACTCGATGATCTACTTGAAAAATATCATATTCAATAA
- a CDS encoding GIY-YIG nuclease family protein: MESIIKITFLLGGIKTNKGSYILLIDIKKDFTVNLHHKEIKINKGLYAYIGSAMKNLYQRVGRHMTFKEKAYQKHWHIDGILENNENKIIFVAMLPSDKRLEEDISKEFAERFQFIKGFGASDLTVKSNLYLVDNIDYFFEIIKSFIL, from the coding sequence ATGGAGTCAATCATAAAAATCACCTTTCTCTTGGGAGGGATAAAGACGAATAAAGGATCTTACATTTTACTGATTGATATAAAAAAAGACTTTACAGTAAACTTACATCACAAAGAGATAAAGATCAACAAAGGATTGTACGCCTACATAGGTTCTGCTATGAAAAACCTTTACCAAAGAGTTGGTAGACATATGACTTTCAAGGAGAAGGCATATCAAAAACACTGGCATATAGACGGCATTTTAGAAAACAATGAAAACAAAATAATATTTGTCGCGATGCTCCCTTCAGATAAACGCCTTGAAGAAGATATCTCAAAGGAATTCGCCGAGAGATTTCAATTTATTAAAGGGTTTGGTGCCAGTGACTTAACTGTAAAATCAAATCTTTACCTCGTAGATAATATCGACTATTTTTTTGAAATTATTAAGAGTTTTATTCTTTAA
- a CDS encoding alpha/beta fold hydrolase, with the protein MFKPEQKVKGDIIFLHGIGPNNVPYLEWYGRYFKKFGYRTSVVILPYHLSRKPNDVEDGDPYYSPEPNECTVLFHNSVKDVRRAIDLLETFDDFSENHLYLMGVSFGGIIGTMSLALDKRIKKGILMITGGNWRWINFYSPYTEKVRERYAKEKNSFGCDSEEFCKKFRSDAANFVKNNINSIDDIFQKTPITCYHYDSLSYAKFVNQPVLFIKALFDKIMPHKATNELQNLLPNKKVKSLLAGHKSSYIFKRIVGRWVINFIEKDQPQEIWERSNKREEVLGSNR; encoded by the coding sequence ATGTTTAAACCTGAACAAAAAGTTAAAGGAGACATAATCTTTCTACATGGTATTGGACCCAACAACGTTCCATATCTTGAATGGTACGGGAGGTATTTCAAAAAATTTGGCTACAGAACGAGTGTTGTGATCCTTCCTTACCATCTGAGTAGAAAACCAAACGATGTAGAAGATGGTGACCCTTATTATTCACCTGAACCAAATGAGTGCACAGTACTTTTTCATAATTCTGTAAAAGATGTTCGAAGAGCAATCGATTTACTTGAAACCTTCGATGATTTTTCGGAAAATCATTTGTACTTAATGGGGGTATCTTTTGGAGGAATCATTGGTACTATGAGTTTAGCTCTCGATAAGAGGATTAAAAAAGGTATCTTGATGATCACTGGTGGGAATTGGAGATGGATAAACTTTTACTCACCATATACGGAAAAAGTTAGGGAAAGATACGCAAAAGAAAAAAATTCATTTGGTTGCGATTCCGAAGAGTTTTGTAAAAAATTTAGAAGTGATGCGGCTAACTTTGTAAAAAATAATATCAATTCTATAGATGATATATTCCAAAAAACACCTATCACTTGTTATCATTACGACTCTTTGAGTTATGCTAAGTTCGTTAATCAACCTGTTCTTTTTATAAAAGCTCTTTTCGATAAGATCATGCCACATAAAGCCACAAATGAACTTCAAAACTTATTACCAAATAAAAAGGTGAAAAGTTTATTGGCAGGACATAAATCAAGTTATATATTCAAAAGAATCGTGGGGCGTTGGGTAATTAATTTTATAGAAAAAGACCAGCCCCAAGAGATTTGGGAGAGAAGTAACAAAAGAGAAGAAGTTTTAGGATCAAACCGTTAG
- a CDS encoding glutaredoxin family protein translates to MQHVKVKVYTTPNCPWCRKAKSYFRELGIKFSEVDVSRDPKAAEELVRRTHQMGTPVIQIGSQYIIGFDKNKIDSMLGIN, encoded by the coding sequence ATGCAACATGTAAAAGTAAAGGTTTATACAACTCCAAACTGTCCTTGGTGCAGAAAAGCCAAATCGTATTTTAGAGAGCTAGGAATAAAATTTAGTGAAGTAGATGTTTCAAGAGATCCAAAAGCAGCAGAAGAACTAGTTCGAAGGACTCATCAAATGGGGACTCCAGTAATTCAAATAGGGAGTCAGTATATAATAGGTTTTGATAAAAACAAAATCGATAGTATGCTGGGGATAAACTAA